Proteins from one Myxococcales bacterium genomic window:
- the lysA gene encoding diaminopimelate decarboxylase, which yields MSGFQRDAHGAATLGGTALTELCREARVDTPAYFYDLSGITRVTSELVGAFGEARGLVAYAVKANTAGSILRAVESAGGGADVVSGGELRVALGAGIAPDRIVMSGVAKQDHELELAIAEGIRAIQLESVEEVARVKARATALGKTARVSLRVNPDVEIDSHAHIATGHDEAKFGIVVRDLPAALSQLASAGDCITLAGLSTHVGSMLATPRPYLDSARVVCKLARELRGAGRSLDFLDFGGGFGIDYGDAPADAPASFVRAALGLLSDEGLAELALVVEPGRAVVAPFGVLVARVVQGKQSGARRWCMIDAGMNDLLRPALYGARHRIEPVEAAPSAPEWQVVGPVCESADDFGLHALGATLPKQVVVRDAGAYGFTMASEYNGRALPSEVFVAEGRVAHVARSRGMDDWVKRRLEA from the coding sequence ATGTCGGGCTTTCAGCGAGATGCACACGGTGCGGCGACCCTGGGCGGAACGGCGCTCACCGAGCTCTGCCGTGAAGCTCGGGTCGACACTCCCGCTTATTTCTACGACCTGAGCGGCATCACCCGGGTCACCTCCGAGCTCGTGGGAGCGTTCGGCGAGGCGCGGGGGTTGGTGGCGTACGCCGTGAAAGCAAACACCGCGGGCAGCATTCTGCGCGCGGTAGAGAGCGCCGGCGGTGGCGCGGACGTGGTGAGCGGCGGCGAGCTGCGGGTGGCGCTCGGCGCGGGGATCGCGCCGGACCGAATCGTGATGAGCGGCGTCGCGAAGCAGGATCACGAGCTCGAGCTGGCGATCGCCGAGGGCATTCGTGCAATTCAGCTCGAGAGCGTCGAGGAGGTCGCGCGGGTGAAGGCTCGGGCGACAGCGCTCGGAAAGACTGCGCGCGTCAGCTTGCGGGTCAATCCGGACGTCGAGATCGACTCCCACGCGCACATCGCGACGGGGCACGACGAGGCGAAGTTCGGCATTGTCGTTCGAGATCTTCCCGCAGCGCTGTCGCAGCTCGCGAGCGCCGGCGACTGCATCACGCTGGCGGGGCTCTCGACCCACGTGGGCTCCATGCTGGCCACACCTCGCCCCTATCTCGACAGCGCCCGGGTCGTCTGCAAGCTCGCCCGCGAGCTGAGAGGTGCGGGGCGCTCCCTGGATTTTCTGGATTTCGGTGGCGGTTTTGGCATCGACTACGGCGACGCGCCGGCGGACGCCCCGGCGAGCTTCGTGCGGGCGGCCCTCGGGCTCTTGAGCGACGAGGGCCTCGCGGAGCTTGCGCTCGTGGTCGAGCCCGGCCGCGCGGTGGTCGCTCCCTTCGGGGTGCTCGTGGCCCGGGTCGTTCAGGGCAAGCAGAGCGGCGCACGACGCTGGTGCATGATCGATGCAGGCATGAACGATCTGCTGCGTCCCGCGCTGTACGGCGCCCGCCATCGCATCGAGCCCGTCGAGGCGGCGCCGTCCGCTCCCGAGTGGCAAGTCGTGGGGCCGGTGTGTGAGAGCGCGGACGACTTCGGTCTGCACGCGCTGGGCGCGACGCTGCCGAAACAAGTGGTAGTGCGGGACGCCGGCGCCTACGGCTTCACCATGGCCAGTGAGTACAACGGTCGCGCGCTCCCCAGTGAGGTCTTCGTGGCCGAAGGGCGGGTTGCGCACGTCGCCCGCTCGCGCGGCATGGACGATTGGGTGAAACGACGGCTCGAGGCCTGA
- a CDS encoding HD domain-containing protein, with product MILRDPVHGLVEFETDEEDIVSALLEAGEVQRLRRIRQLGLAALAYPGADHTRFSHAIGAAFVMTRFIRRMRQVHDELPFWQRVTSERARDALAAALLHDVGHGPFSHLFEEALPEGPRHETWTERIILDPDTDVHRILVRHDATLPQRVAELVHGRHELTFLARAVSGTFDVDRCDYLLRDAYFTGVGYGSFDLDWLLRSLRLGVSTREGQAPPLAIDGAKGLPAIESFILARLFMFQQVYFHKTCRASEWLLARILGRVRQLLVDGTRLPAVPPAIASLSRDGDADLREYLALDDAVLWTSLASWQTSKDKVLSDLCTRLVTRRLFKTYELYGSDAEPEARRELLDRAREVAQKAGFDPEIYVGLDCASDLPFDDTDGSLSVIFPTGAPRRPGDVSYLLGRLRGQRMLRVRLIFAEELRDAISSAVES from the coding sequence GTGATTCTCCGAGACCCGGTACACGGACTGGTCGAATTCGAGACAGACGAAGAGGACATTGTGTCCGCGCTGCTCGAGGCCGGCGAAGTGCAACGGTTGCGCCGCATTCGGCAGCTCGGCCTCGCAGCCCTCGCGTATCCCGGCGCCGACCACACACGGTTTTCCCACGCCATCGGCGCCGCCTTCGTCATGACGCGCTTCATCCGGCGCATGCGTCAGGTGCATGACGAGCTGCCGTTCTGGCAGCGGGTCACCAGTGAGCGGGCGCGCGACGCGCTGGCTGCCGCGCTCTTGCACGACGTCGGGCACGGACCGTTTTCGCATCTGTTCGAGGAGGCGCTCCCCGAAGGTCCGCGCCACGAGACCTGGACCGAGCGCATCATCTTGGACCCGGACACTGACGTGCATCGCATCCTCGTGCGCCATGACGCGACCCTGCCCCAACGCGTCGCCGAGCTCGTGCATGGACGCCACGAGCTCACCTTCCTGGCGCGGGCGGTCAGCGGCACCTTCGACGTCGACCGCTGTGACTACCTGTTGCGCGACGCCTATTTCACCGGCGTCGGCTACGGCTCGTTCGATCTCGACTGGCTGCTGCGCAGCTTGAGGTTGGGCGTCTCGACCCGTGAGGGCCAGGCTCCGCCGCTGGCCATCGACGGCGCCAAGGGGCTCCCGGCCATCGAGTCCTTCATCTTGGCGCGCCTCTTCATGTTTCAGCAGGTCTACTTCCACAAGACCTGCCGCGCGAGTGAGTGGCTGCTCGCGCGCATCCTGGGTCGTGTGCGCCAGCTGCTGGTGGACGGCACACGTCTGCCGGCCGTGCCCCCCGCCATCGCCAGCCTCTCCCGCGACGGCGACGCCGATCTGAGAGAGTACCTTGCACTGGATGACGCAGTGCTCTGGACGTCGCTCGCGAGCTGGCAGACTTCGAAGGACAAGGTCCTCTCCGATCTCTGCACCCGTCTGGTCACGCGCCGGCTGTTCAAGACCTACGAGCTGTACGGCAGTGACGCGGAGCCGGAGGCGCGGCGCGAGCTGCTCGACCGCGCGCGGGAGGTCGCGCAGAAAGCCGGGTTCGACCCGGAGATCTACGTCGGCCTCGACTGTGCGTCGGATCTGCCGTTCGACGACACGGACGGCTCCCTCTCCGTGATTTTTCCCACCGGCGCGCCGCGTCGTCCCGGCGACGTCTCCTACTTGCTCGGGCGACTTCGGGGGCAACGCATGCTGCGAGTCCGACTGATCTTCGCCGAGGAGCTGCGGGACGCCATCAGCAGCGCCGTGGAGTCGTGA
- a CDS encoding EscU/YscU/HrcU family type III secretion system export apparatus switch protein — MSEKTEEPTPGRLRKAREQGDSPISQPLTQSLSFIVAVALAPAAIAATLARVAELLPAAIREPPGAPSGIALGVATEVVTLSAPLVLGAALAAAATGAVQAGGFVAWKKLGPDFSKLNPAKGLGSLLSRERMFGIVRALAASLLIAYLASRLLAARAADIAASVGEPAKGTLVAGHLLGRLAWIAALVGVALAAVDVLFVRQSWLRRNRMSPDEIKREHKESEGDPELKGARHRAHQEMLASASVNAVQKASVLIVNPTHLAAALHYEEEGDSAPRVVAQGSGELARKMIAAAHAYGVPVVRDVPIAQALMDLEVGDEIPEALYEAVAEILREAWADAKAETEPQT, encoded by the coding sequence GTGAGTGAGAAAACCGAAGAGCCCACACCGGGACGGCTCAGGAAGGCGCGCGAGCAGGGCGACAGCCCGATCTCGCAGCCACTCACTCAGAGCCTGTCGTTCATCGTTGCGGTGGCGTTGGCGCCGGCGGCCATCGCGGCAACTCTCGCACGCGTGGCGGAGTTGCTCCCCGCCGCCATCCGCGAACCACCGGGCGCCCCGTCCGGCATCGCGCTCGGAGTCGCCACCGAGGTCGTGACCTTGTCGGCGCCGCTCGTGCTCGGCGCCGCGCTCGCGGCCGCAGCAACCGGCGCGGTCCAGGCGGGTGGTTTCGTGGCCTGGAAGAAGCTGGGTCCGGATTTCTCGAAGCTGAACCCAGCCAAGGGGCTCGGATCTCTGCTCTCACGCGAGCGCATGTTCGGAATCGTGCGGGCACTCGCGGCCTCGCTGCTGATCGCCTACCTCGCGTCGCGCTTGCTGGCCGCGCGCGCCGCGGACATCGCGGCGAGCGTTGGCGAGCCGGCAAAGGGCACCCTCGTGGCGGGCCATCTCCTCGGCCGGCTCGCGTGGATTGCAGCGCTGGTGGGCGTCGCCCTCGCCGCCGTCGACGTGCTGTTCGTGCGCCAGTCCTGGCTGCGCCGCAATCGCATGAGCCCCGACGAGATCAAGCGTGAACACAAGGAGAGCGAGGGCGATCCCGAGCTGAAGGGCGCGCGCCACCGGGCGCACCAGGAGATGTTGGCGAGCGCCAGCGTGAACGCCGTGCAGAAGGCCTCGGTGCTGATCGTCAACCCGACGCACCTGGCGGCCGCGCTGCACTACGAAGAAGAAGGGGACAGCGCCCCCCGGGTGGTTGCCCAGGGCAGCGGGGAGCTCGCCCGGAAGATGATCGCCGCGGCCCACGCCTACGGCGTCCCCGTCGTCCGCGACGTGCCCATCGCCCAGGCGCTGATGGACCTCGAGGTCGGCGACGAGATCCCGGAGGCGCTCTACGAAGCCGTCGCCGAGATCTTGAGGGAGGCCTGGGCCGACGCCAAGGCTGAGACCGAGCCTCAAACCTGA
- a CDS encoding PspA/IM30 family protein, producing MGIFDRMGRVISSNFNALLDKADDPKKSIETTLSEMQDQVRAGRQEVVRAVAAEKQLRQKVADLDTEVEKWSQRAELAVKHDDDDLAREALLQKKRVTGERDRAEALRAEQRAAALEMKAELERMEQKHQEYQSKKSTIIARAQQVKAGGGPEGLGVTGPGGSAFSEFRRMEDQIEGVETAAQAQRELDEALGGGRGPGGLTREEVEAKFRALEYGGGADAPKGGSEVDDELAQLKKKIRIGT from the coding sequence ATGGGGATCTTCGATCGAATGGGCCGTGTGATCTCGAGCAACTTCAACGCATTGCTCGACAAGGCAGATGACCCGAAGAAGTCCATCGAGACGACGCTCTCCGAGATGCAAGATCAGGTGCGCGCCGGCCGCCAGGAAGTGGTCCGGGCCGTCGCCGCGGAGAAACAACTGCGGCAGAAGGTCGCAGACCTCGACACCGAGGTCGAGAAGTGGTCCCAGCGTGCCGAGCTGGCGGTGAAACACGACGACGACGATCTCGCGCGCGAGGCGCTGCTCCAGAAGAAGCGCGTCACCGGTGAACGAGATCGGGCCGAGGCGCTGCGAGCCGAACAGCGCGCCGCGGCCCTCGAGATGAAGGCCGAGCTCGAGCGCATGGAGCAGAAACACCAGGAGTACCAGTCGAAGAAGAGCACCATCATCGCCCGCGCCCAGCAGGTCAAAGCGGGAGGCGGACCTGAAGGGCTGGGCGTAACCGGTCCTGGAGGCAGTGCATTCTCCGAGTTCCGTCGGATGGAAGATCAGATCGAGGGCGTCGAGACCGCGGCGCAAGCGCAGCGTGAGCTCGACGAAGCGTTGGGCGGCGGGCGTGGCCCCGGCGGGCTGACCCGCGAGGAGGTCGAGGCGAAGTTCCGCGCGCTGGAGTACGGCGGCGGCGCGGACGCACCCAAGGGCGGAAGCGAAGTCGACGACGAGCTGGCCCAGCTCAAGAAGAAGATCCGCATCGGAACCTGA
- the lpdA gene encoding dihydrolipoyl dehydrogenase, whose protein sequence is MAERVYDVVVLGGGPGGYPCAIRLGQLGLKVACVEAEEYGGVCLNWGCIPSKALISTAHQYEKAGKASEQGLSFGEVSIDVDKLQAWKNGIVKKLTSGVRHLLKQNGAEAIEGMGRFVDAQTLEVKQKSGELLRVRATRGIVVATGSATIEVPGFEFDGKQIIGAREAVSLTHVPRRLAVIGGGVIGLELGMVYQALGSQLTVIELTPNLLPGTDPDAVKIVERSLAKKGGRVLKQAKAERWERNPDGSVAVIVSTGGATERVDADVVLVAVGMRPRSGGIGLEEIGVTVDARGFVPTDPECRTNVPGVFAIGDVSGAPMLAHKATKEGEVCAEVIAGKAAAKDWVTIPGIIFTDPEIASVGLTEEAAKASGFELKVGRFPFAALGRAMSIRETDGFVKIVTEKGSARILGIHIVGPSASDLISEAALAMEMAATAEDIALTVHPHPTLGEALMEAAQHALGHAIHIANR, encoded by the coding sequence ATGGCAGAACGTGTCTACGACGTGGTGGTTCTTGGCGGCGGTCCCGGCGGGTATCCGTGCGCCATTCGGCTCGGTCAGCTGGGGTTGAAGGTCGCCTGCGTCGAGGCCGAAGAGTACGGCGGCGTGTGTTTGAACTGGGGCTGCATCCCGTCGAAGGCGCTGATCAGCACCGCACACCAGTACGAAAAGGCGGGCAAAGCCTCGGAGCAAGGGCTGTCGTTCGGTGAGGTCAGCATCGACGTCGACAAGCTGCAGGCCTGGAAGAACGGCATCGTCAAGAAGCTGACCTCCGGCGTCCGGCACCTGCTCAAACAGAACGGCGCCGAGGCCATCGAGGGCATGGGGCGCTTCGTCGACGCGCAGACGCTCGAGGTGAAACAGAAGTCGGGTGAGCTGCTGCGGGTGCGGGCCACGCGCGGCATCGTGGTTGCGACCGGCTCGGCGACGATCGAGGTGCCGGGCTTCGAGTTCGACGGCAAACAGATCATCGGCGCGCGGGAGGCAGTCAGCCTGACGCACGTGCCAAGACGCCTGGCCGTGATCGGCGGCGGTGTCATCGGGCTCGAGCTCGGCATGGTGTATCAGGCGCTGGGCAGTCAGCTGACCGTGATCGAGCTGACCCCGAATCTGCTGCCTGGCACCGACCCCGATGCGGTGAAGATCGTCGAGCGTTCGCTGGCCAAGAAGGGTGGCCGTGTGCTCAAGCAGGCCAAAGCCGAGCGCTGGGAGCGGAACCCGGACGGCAGCGTGGCGGTCATCGTGTCGACGGGCGGCGCGACTGAACGCGTGGACGCGGACGTGGTGCTGGTTGCCGTGGGCATGCGCCCACGCTCTGGCGGGATCGGGCTCGAGGAGATCGGGGTGACAGTGGACGCGCGGGGTTTCGTTCCGACCGACCCCGAGTGCCGGACCAACGTGCCTGGTGTGTTTGCCATCGGCGACGTCAGCGGCGCGCCGATGCTGGCGCACAAGGCCACCAAAGAAGGGGAGGTGTGCGCCGAGGTCATTGCGGGCAAAGCGGCCGCCAAAGACTGGGTCACCATTCCCGGCATCATCTTCACCGACCCGGAGATCGCCAGCGTGGGATTGACCGAGGAAGCCGCAAAGGCGAGCGGGTTCGAGCTCAAGGTCGGGCGCTTCCCGTTTGCCGCCCTCGGCCGCGCCATGAGCATTCGCGAAACCGACGGCTTCGTGAAGATCGTGACCGAGAAGGGGTCGGCGCGGATCCTCGGCATCCATATCGTCGGGCCCTCGGCCAGCGACCTGATCAGTGAAGCGGCGCTGGCGATGGAAATGGCCGCGACTGCCGAGGACATCGCGCTGACCGTGCATCCGCACCCCACGCTGGGGGAGGCCCTGATGGAAGCCGCGCAGCACGCCCTGGGCCACGCCATTCACATCGCGAATCGCTGA
- the pyk gene encoding pyruvate kinase — translation MSPRRAKIVCTLGPAVGSAERVRELVAAGMDVARLNFSHGTHESHRELYDIVRAESLRAGRPVAILQDLCGPKIRTGSIMPPPLEVGQTIDLVSWARGDTTTIGVEYEGLHEDVRVGDRILLGDGHVELEVAAVAGERVTARVEHGGSLRAKMGVNLPSDRVRVSALTDKDRDDLRFGLGLGVDYVALSFVRSAADVEELRALCVKEGRPTPIVAKVETPAAVEHIDAVVAAADAVMVARGDLGVELPPERVPVVQRQLIAACRAQRKPVIVATEMLQSMVDSPRPTRAEASDVAGAVFGGADAVMLSGETATGKYPIRACQMMDRIIREAEASAYFEPIPSECGSDTAEAIAHAACSIASEVGAKLIVALTQSGGTARLVSKARPRVPILALSPEPETLRRLALFWGVSPLPLDVVTDLEVLARRIRELLVSDGMVVPGDRFVIVYGAPVGGRGSTNALRVEAVT, via the coding sequence ATGAGCCCGAGGCGCGCCAAGATCGTGTGTACCCTCGGGCCAGCCGTCGGGTCCGCCGAGCGCGTCCGCGAGCTGGTCGCGGCGGGCATGGACGTTGCGCGGCTGAATTTCTCTCACGGAACCCACGAGTCGCATCGGGAGCTGTACGACATCGTGCGGGCCGAGAGTCTTCGCGCCGGGCGCCCCGTGGCCATCCTGCAAGATCTCTGCGGCCCCAAGATCCGAACCGGCTCGATCATGCCGCCGCCGCTCGAGGTGGGACAGACCATCGACCTCGTGTCCTGGGCTCGGGGTGACACGACGACCATCGGCGTCGAGTACGAGGGGCTGCACGAGGACGTGCGTGTTGGCGACCGCATCTTGCTCGGCGACGGGCACGTGGAGCTCGAGGTCGCGGCAGTGGCGGGCGAGCGGGTCACGGCCCGGGTCGAACATGGCGGGAGCCTGCGGGCGAAGATGGGGGTGAACCTGCCGTCGGACCGGGTGCGGGTCTCCGCGCTCACCGACAAAGATCGCGATGACCTCAGATTTGGTCTCGGGTTGGGTGTGGACTACGTGGCGCTCTCGTTCGTGCGCTCGGCTGCCGACGTCGAGGAGCTGCGAGCGCTGTGTGTGAAGGAGGGTAGGCCGACTCCGATCGTGGCGAAGGTCGAGACCCCGGCGGCCGTCGAGCACATCGATGCGGTGGTCGCGGCGGCCGATGCGGTGATGGTCGCGCGGGGTGATCTCGGAGTCGAGCTGCCTCCGGAGCGCGTGCCCGTCGTCCAGCGGCAGCTGATCGCCGCATGTCGCGCCCAGCGCAAACCGGTGATCGTTGCGACCGAGATGCTTCAGTCGATGGTCGACTCACCGCGGCCCACACGGGCCGAGGCCAGCGACGTTGCCGGGGCGGTGTTCGGTGGGGCAGACGCCGTGATGCTCTCGGGCGAGACCGCGACCGGCAAATATCCCATCCGCGCCTGCCAGATGATGGATCGCATCATCCGCGAGGCGGAGGCGAGCGCGTACTTCGAGCCCATTCCGTCGGAGTGTGGCAGCGACACCGCCGAGGCCATCGCCCACGCTGCCTGCAGCATCGCGAGCGAGGTCGGGGCCAAGCTGATCGTGGCCTTGACCCAGAGCGGCGGCACAGCGCGACTCGTCTCCAAGGCCCGGCCCAGGGTGCCCATCCTGGCGCTTTCGCCCGAGCCCGAGACGCTGCGCAGACTTGCGCTATTCTGGGGCGTGTCGCCCCTGCCGCTGGATGTCGTCACCGATCTCGAGGTGCTGGCCAGACGCATCCGCGAGCTGCTCGTCAGCGATGGCATGGTCGTTCCGGGGGATCGCTTCGTGATCGTCTACGGCGCGCCGGTCGGGGGCCGCGGCTCCACCAACGCACTACGGGTGGAGGCCGTCACCTGA
- a CDS encoding M48 family metalloprotease — translation MAQLRSLRLLLLVGVSCLALSCELDSGNSRPRYPNQPPPGYYGGYPPGQAPPGYGQQPGYGQPQPGYPNQPPPGQPPQPGQPAQPAQPVLPPVAYDPINATDVNFLRGRAQAVIQELVGALDAGKSQKVAGIPLIVDDRVGEVNAFAACTKGGKSAMAISDGLLDIESHLARSKATDEIFGTNKTAQYIQLIAKNQKPGSPIIRPAPGFFDPGQDADGRKVKRQHEILDEQIAFVLGHELGHHYLGHLPCTASGGGATAAEVNQVLTSAVPFFNQPNELAADVSGTNNVLAAGKKRVPAYNWTEAGGLLTMQFFAGLDAMSPIDIVFGFERSHPPPQIRTPVIQQAAAAWRSGGGQGWQIPTLPF, via the coding sequence ATGGCCCAACTTCGCTCCTTGCGCTTGCTCCTGCTCGTCGGTGTGAGCTGTTTGGCACTCTCGTGTGAGCTCGACAGCGGCAACTCGCGGCCCCGTTACCCCAACCAACCGCCGCCGGGTTATTACGGCGGTTATCCTCCGGGACAGGCGCCACCCGGATATGGCCAGCAGCCGGGCTACGGCCAGCCGCAACCCGGCTATCCGAATCAGCCGCCTCCGGGACAGCCGCCGCAACCTGGACAACCGGCGCAGCCCGCGCAGCCGGTCCTTCCCCCGGTCGCGTACGATCCGATCAACGCGACCGACGTGAACTTCTTGCGCGGCCGCGCCCAAGCAGTGATCCAAGAGCTTGTGGGTGCGCTCGACGCGGGCAAGTCCCAGAAGGTCGCCGGCATCCCTCTGATCGTCGACGACCGCGTCGGAGAAGTGAACGCCTTCGCCGCCTGCACCAAGGGCGGCAAGAGCGCGATGGCGATCAGCGACGGCCTGCTCGACATCGAATCGCACTTGGCCCGCTCCAAGGCCACCGACGAGATCTTCGGCACCAACAAGACCGCGCAGTACATCCAGCTGATTGCCAAGAACCAGAAGCCCGGCAGCCCGATCATTCGCCCGGCACCCGGCTTCTTCGATCCCGGACAAGATGCAGACGGGCGCAAGGTCAAGCGACAGCACGAGATCTTGGACGAACAGATCGCCTTCGTGCTCGGCCACGAGCTCGGCCATCACTACCTCGGGCACCTGCCTTGCACTGCCAGCGGCGGCGGCGCCACCGCCGCCGAGGTAAACCAAGTGCTCACCAGCGCCGTACCGTTCTTCAATCAGCCGAACGAGCTCGCGGCGGACGTCTCCGGCACGAACAACGTGCTGGCCGCGGGAAAGAAGCGCGTTCCTGCCTACAACTGGACCGAGGCCGGGGGGCTCCTGACGATGCAGTTCTTCGCCGGACTGGACGCCATGAGTCCGATCGACATCGTGTTCGGGTTCGAGCGCTCACACCCTCCGCCGCAGATCCGCACGCCGGTGATCCAGCAGGCCGCAGCCGCCTGGCGCTCCGGCGGCGGTCAGGGCTGGCAGATCCCGACCTTGCCCTTCTGA
- a CDS encoding GNAT family N-acetyltransferase, whose product MLRRILELRTHESIRDVGEKTWNELACGAGPMLSFTWLEALEATGCVRPERGWLPLHLTLEENGRVLAAAPAYLKGNSEGEFVFDYAWASHAEGRLGIDYYPKLLVAVPFTPATGLRLLTAPDVDEAKLLPAFAEGLRALAERIGASGAHVLFPTEAEAAGLEAAGMARRAGVQFHWQNAGYTSFDDFLGSFDAKRRHQLRRERRESAAQGLVFETLLGSELDSARIDSVFELYLTTVDKFAWGRRYLCREFFHEICSKMGERIHVVFARDGAGAEPLAMAFNVVGDDTLYGRYWGTREERKFLHFEVCYYRGIEDAISRGLQRFEPGAGGEHKVARGFLPTITHSAHWLLDGRLDLAVRDHVERERAAVIEHVARERDSAPTPALSRRAR is encoded by the coding sequence ATGCTTCGCCGGATCTTGGAGCTCCGCACTCACGAATCGATACGCGACGTCGGAGAGAAGACGTGGAACGAGCTCGCGTGCGGCGCGGGGCCGATGCTCTCGTTCACCTGGCTCGAGGCGCTCGAGGCGACCGGTTGTGTGCGCCCCGAGCGCGGCTGGCTTCCGCTCCACCTGACGCTGGAGGAAAACGGACGAGTGCTCGCGGCGGCACCGGCTTACCTCAAGGGCAACAGCGAAGGGGAGTTCGTGTTCGACTACGCTTGGGCGAGCCACGCCGAGGGCCGCCTCGGCATCGACTACTACCCCAAGCTGCTCGTTGCGGTGCCATTCACCCCTGCGACGGGGCTGCGGCTCTTGACCGCGCCGGACGTCGACGAGGCCAAGCTGCTGCCAGCGTTTGCAGAAGGGCTTAGGGCACTGGCGGAGCGCATCGGAGCCTCAGGCGCTCACGTGCTGTTCCCCACCGAAGCCGAGGCCGCCGGTCTCGAGGCGGCGGGCATGGCTCGGCGGGCAGGCGTGCAGTTTCACTGGCAGAACGCCGGCTATACGAGCTTCGATGATTTCCTCGGGTCGTTCGACGCCAAGCGCCGTCACCAGCTCCGCCGCGAGCGACGCGAGAGCGCGGCGCAAGGCCTGGTGTTCGAGACGTTGCTCGGCTCGGAGCTGGACTCGGCGCGGATCGACAGCGTGTTCGAGCTCTACCTGACCACCGTCGACAAGTTCGCCTGGGGGCGGCGTTATCTGTGTCGCGAGTTTTTTCACGAAATTTGCAGCAAGATGGGCGAGCGCATCCACGTGGTCTTCGCCCGTGACGGTGCGGGCGCCGAGCCCCTGGCGATGGCCTTCAACGTGGTGGGTGACGACACACTCTATGGGCGCTACTGGGGCACCCGCGAGGAGCGAAAATTCCTCCATTTCGAGGTCTGTTATTACCGTGGCATCGAGGACGCCATCTCACGCGGTCTCCAGCGCTTCGAGCCGGGCGCTGGGGGAGAGCACAAAGTTGCGCGCGGATTTCTGCCAACCATCACCCACAGCGCTCATTGGTTGCTCGACGGGCGGCTCGATCTCGCAGTCCGCGATCATGTCGAGCGGGAGCGCGCGGCGGTGATCGAGCACGTTGCTCGGGAACGCGACTCTGCGCCGACCCCGGCGCTCAGTCGGAGAGCCCGCTGA